Proteins from one Streptosporangium becharense genomic window:
- a CDS encoding alpha,alpha-trehalose-phosphate synthase (UDP-forming), whose protein sequence is MLGRSAFVIVANRLPVDRVGEDMWRRSPGGLVTAIAPVLQRREGAWVGWHGAPDEHLEPFEHDGMSLVPVPLSESEVRLYYEGFSNATLWPLYHDVVATPVYSRVTWEAYRSVNERFAVAAAEEAAENAVVWIQDYQLQLVPAMLRKLRPDLRIGFFLHIPFPPVELFSQLPWRREIVEGLLGADLVGFQRPGGASNFVRLCRRLLGMQHHKHEIYVDDRVVRAGAFPISVDFGELDRLVREPHIVERAKQIRSELGDPECMLLGVDRLDYTKGIGQRLKAFGELLSEGTVKPGEAAFVQIATPSRERVEEYIRLRDSIELQVGRINGEEGDLGQQPVQYLHQSYGRDELAALYLAADVMVVTPLRDGMNLVAKEYVSCRHDLRGALVLSEFAGAADELRQAFMVNPYDVDGLKRAMVAAMRATPHDLSRRMRSLRRRVSTYDVDRWAREFLTALETG, encoded by the coding sequence GTGCTGGGCCGCAGCGCGTTCGTGATCGTCGCAAACCGCCTTCCGGTGGACCGGGTGGGTGAGGACATGTGGCGGCGCAGTCCGGGCGGCCTCGTCACCGCGATCGCCCCCGTCCTCCAGCGCAGGGAGGGGGCCTGGGTCGGCTGGCACGGCGCCCCGGACGAACACCTCGAACCGTTCGAGCACGACGGGATGAGCCTCGTCCCGGTGCCGCTGTCGGAGTCGGAGGTGCGGCTCTACTACGAGGGCTTCTCCAACGCCACGCTCTGGCCGCTCTACCACGACGTGGTCGCCACCCCCGTGTACTCCCGGGTGACCTGGGAGGCGTACCGCTCGGTCAACGAACGCTTCGCCGTGGCCGCGGCCGAGGAGGCGGCGGAGAACGCGGTGGTGTGGATCCAGGACTACCAGCTCCAGCTGGTCCCCGCCATGCTGCGCAAGCTCCGCCCCGACCTGCGCATCGGCTTCTTCCTGCACATCCCCTTCCCGCCGGTCGAGCTGTTCTCCCAGCTCCCGTGGCGGCGGGAGATCGTCGAAGGTCTGCTCGGCGCGGACCTGGTCGGCTTCCAGCGGCCCGGCGGCGCGTCCAACTTCGTCCGGCTCTGCCGCCGCCTGCTCGGCATGCAGCACCACAAGCACGAGATATACGTGGACGACCGGGTGGTGCGGGCCGGGGCGTTCCCGATCTCGGTCGACTTCGGCGAACTGGACAGGCTGGTCCGCGAGCCGCACATCGTCGAGCGGGCCAAGCAGATCCGCTCGGAGCTGGGCGACCCCGAGTGCATGCTGCTCGGCGTCGACCGGCTCGACTACACCAAGGGCATCGGCCAGCGGCTCAAGGCGTTCGGGGAGCTGCTCTCCGAGGGGACGGTCAAGCCGGGCGAGGCGGCCTTCGTGCAGATCGCCACGCCGAGCCGGGAACGCGTCGAGGAGTACATACGCCTGCGCGACTCGATCGAGCTGCAGGTCGGCCGGATCAACGGCGAGGAGGGCGACCTCGGGCAGCAGCCCGTGCAGTACCTGCACCAGTCGTACGGCCGGGACGAGCTCGCCGCGCTCTACCTCGCGGCCGACGTGATGGTGGTGACGCCGCTGCGCGACGGGATGAACCTCGTCGCCAAGGAGTACGTCTCCTGCCGGCACGACCTGCGCGGCGCGCTGGTGCTGAGCGAGTTCGCCGGGGCGGCCGACGAGCTGCGGCAGGCGTTCATGGTCAACCCCTACGACGTCGACGGCCTCAAGCGGGCCATGGTGGCCGCCATGCGGGCCACGCCGCACGACCTGTCGCGCCGGATGCGCTCACTGCGGCGGCGGGTGTCGACCTACGACGTGGACCGGTGGGCCCGCGAGTTCCTCACCGCCCTGGAAACGGGCTGA
- a CDS encoding DUF4235 domain-containing protein: MADKTEKQDLAWKAIGGLLGLVTAWAARKIIGFAWEKSTGRKPPADSESLEISLGEAIGYAVVMGVGMQVTQIVVARTARKRYDAWKAVKDAAREAAEEITS, translated from the coding sequence ATGGCCGACAAGACCGAGAAGCAGGACCTCGCGTGGAAGGCCATCGGCGGCCTGCTGGGCCTGGTGACGGCCTGGGCCGCCAGAAAGATCATCGGCTTCGCCTGGGAGAAGAGCACCGGCAGGAAGCCGCCGGCCGACAGCGAGTCGCTGGAGATCAGCCTGGGTGAGGCGATCGGCTACGCCGTGGTGATGGGGGTCGGCATGCAGGTGACGCAGATCGTGGTCGCCCGCACCGCCAGGAAGCGGTACGACGCCTGGAAGGCCGTCAAGGACGCGGCCAGGGAGGCCGCCGAGGAGATCACCTCCTGA
- the valS gene encoding valine--tRNA ligase, with the protein MTQQRSRHAPMPEKPTLDGLEAVWVGRWEAEGTYRFDRSRTRAEIYSIDTPPPTVSGSLHVGHVFSYTHTDTVARYMRMRGREVFYPMGWDDNGLPTERRVQNHFGVRCDPSVPYDPDFRPPAAPDPKRQVPISRRNFIELCQRLTVEDERAFEELWRRLGLSVDWSLTYATIGDAARAASQRAFLRNLARGEAYQAEAPTLWDVTFRTAVAQAELEDREWPGAFHRVGFTPTGGRGPDDRIWIETTRPELLPACVALVAHPDDERYRPLFGTTVRTPLFGVEVPVLAHHLAEPDKGSGIAMICTFGDVTDVTWWRELDLPTRAVVGWDGRLLPEPPAGVPAEPYAELAGKTVHGARERIVQLLRDSGDLEGEPRPVRRAVKFYEKGDRPLEIVTTRQWYIRNGGRDSCLREALLARGGELAWHPPQMKVRYDSWVQGLAGDWLISRQRFFGVPIPVWYPLDDAGEPDRSAPILPPESMLPMDPSTDVPPGYTEDRRGKAGGFIGEVDVMDTWATSSLTPQIAGGWERDRDLYERVFPMDLRPQAHEIIRTWLFSTVVRAHLEQGTLPWRNVAISGWILDPDRKKMSKSVGNVVTPLGLLEQYGSDAVRYWAASGRPGTDTAFDTGQIKIGRRLAIKILNASRFVLGLGGEEAGGRVTEPLDLSMLTRLSEVVREATEAFEAYDYTRALERTERFFWEFCDDYLELVKARAYEEGPAARSAHAALREALDVMLRLFAPFLPFVTEEVWSWWREGSVHRAAWPEPAGPAGDPELLPAVAAVLGRVRKAKSDARLSMRAQVARLTVTGAGAGLLKHAQDDLCGAGVIEEFVLQEDDGEPVVEVELAGPA; encoded by the coding sequence ATGACACAGCAGCGATCGCGCCATGCGCCCATGCCCGAGAAACCGACTCTCGACGGCCTGGAAGCGGTATGGGTAGGTCGCTGGGAGGCCGAGGGCACCTACCGGTTCGACCGCTCGCGCACGCGCGCGGAGATCTACTCGATCGACACCCCGCCGCCCACGGTCTCCGGTTCGCTCCACGTCGGCCATGTCTTCTCCTACACGCACACCGACACCGTCGCGCGCTACATGCGCATGCGCGGCCGTGAGGTCTTCTACCCCATGGGCTGGGACGACAACGGCCTGCCCACCGAACGCCGGGTGCAGAACCACTTCGGCGTGCGCTGCGACCCCTCCGTCCCCTACGACCCCGACTTCCGGCCGCCGGCCGCACCCGACCCCAAGCGGCAGGTGCCCATCTCCCGCCGCAACTTCATCGAGCTGTGCCAGCGGCTCACCGTCGAGGACGAGAGGGCTTTCGAGGAGCTCTGGCGGCGGCTGGGCCTCTCGGTCGACTGGTCGCTGACGTACGCCACGATCGGCGACGCCGCCCGGGCCGCGTCGCAGCGGGCCTTCCTGCGCAACCTGGCCCGCGGCGAGGCGTACCAGGCCGAGGCGCCCACGCTGTGGGACGTCACCTTCCGCACCGCCGTCGCCCAGGCCGAGCTCGAAGACCGCGAGTGGCCGGGCGCCTTCCACCGGGTGGGCTTCACCCCCACCGGCGGGCGGGGGCCGGACGACCGGATCTGGATCGAGACGACCCGCCCCGAACTGCTGCCCGCCTGCGTCGCGCTGGTCGCCCACCCCGACGACGAGCGCTACCGGCCGCTGTTCGGCACCACGGTCCGGACCCCGCTGTTCGGCGTCGAGGTGCCGGTGCTCGCCCACCACCTGGCCGAGCCCGACAAGGGCTCGGGCATCGCGATGATCTGCACCTTCGGTGACGTCACCGACGTCACCTGGTGGCGCGAGCTCGACCTGCCCACCCGCGCCGTCGTCGGCTGGGACGGCCGGCTGCTGCCCGAGCCGCCCGCGGGCGTCCCGGCGGAGCCGTACGCGGAGCTGGCGGGCAAGACCGTGCACGGTGCCCGCGAGCGGATCGTGCAGCTGCTGCGCGACTCGGGCGATCTGGAGGGCGAGCCGCGGCCGGTGAGACGCGCGGTGAAGTTCTACGAGAAGGGCGACCGCCCGCTGGAGATCGTCACCACCCGGCAGTGGTACATCCGCAACGGCGGACGCGACTCCTGTCTGCGGGAGGCGCTCCTGGCCCGCGGCGGCGAGCTGGCCTGGCACCCGCCGCAGATGAAGGTCCGTTACGACAGCTGGGTGCAGGGCCTGGCGGGCGACTGGCTCATCTCCCGCCAGCGGTTCTTCGGCGTGCCCATCCCGGTGTGGTATCCGCTGGACGACGCCGGGGAGCCCGACCGCTCCGCGCCGATCCTGCCGCCCGAGTCCATGCTGCCGATGGACCCGTCCACCGACGTGCCGCCCGGCTACACCGAGGACCGGCGCGGCAAGGCGGGCGGTTTCATCGGCGAGGTGGACGTCATGGACACCTGGGCGACCTCCTCGCTGACACCGCAGATCGCGGGAGGCTGGGAGCGCGACCGCGATCTGTACGAGCGGGTCTTCCCGATGGACCTGCGTCCGCAGGCCCACGAGATCATCCGCACCTGGCTGTTCTCCACCGTGGTCCGGGCCCATCTGGAGCAGGGCACCCTGCCCTGGCGCAACGTCGCCATCTCCGGGTGGATCCTCGACCCCGACCGCAAGAAGATGTCCAAGTCCGTGGGCAACGTGGTCACCCCGCTCGGCCTGCTGGAGCAGTACGGCTCCGACGCGGTCCGCTACTGGGCGGCCAGCGGCCGTCCCGGCACCGACACCGCGTTCGACACCGGCCAGATCAAGATCGGCCGACGGCTGGCGATCAAGATCCTCAACGCCTCCAGGTTCGTGCTGGGCCTGGGCGGCGAGGAGGCCGGCGGGCGGGTCACCGAGCCGCTCGACCTGTCGATGCTGACCCGGCTCTCGGAGGTGGTCCGCGAGGCCACGGAGGCGTTCGAGGCCTACGACTACACCCGGGCACTGGAACGGACCGAGCGGTTCTTCTGGGAGTTCTGCGACGACTACCTGGAGCTGGTCAAGGCCAGGGCGTACGAGGAGGGGCCCGCCGCGCGCTCGGCGCACGCCGCGCTGCGCGAGGCCCTGGACGTCATGCTGCGGCTGTTCGCCCCGTTCCTGCCGTTCGTCACCGAGGAGGTCTGGTCCTGGTGGCGGGAGGGCTCGGTGCACCGGGCCGCCTGGCCCGAGCCCGCCGGGCCCGCCGGCGACCCGGAGCTGCTCCCGGCGGTCGCCGCCGTCCTCGGCCGGGTCCGCAAGGCCAAGTCGGACGCCCGGCTGTCCATGCGGGCACAGGTCGCCCGGCTGACCGTCACCGGTGCGGGCGCCGGCCTGCTGAAGCACGCGCAGGACGACCTGTGCGGCGCGGGCGTCATCGAGGAGTTCGTCCTGCAGGAGGACGACGGCGAGCCGGTGGTGGAGGTCGAACTGGCCGGACCGGCCTGA
- a CDS encoding AI-2E family transporter, producing the protein MISDRERLTNLVPRTLLRLAVWSLCLIIIGWAVFYFAQFLATLRIVVLPVAVALLLTALLFPLTRRLRSMGLRPIYATWITMLIALTVLGGTGWIIGVRANDEFPGLVDQVRETSKTVENWLYTGPLHLQPNQLTGWVDEITRQVTAQRNEITQTVLTGATVALEVLASIVLLLFVTFFLLKDGDRIWSWFLKAFGEVAPRVDRAGRAAWVTLSHYVQGTVAVAAVHGVIMGIVLAGMGVPLWAPLAVLIFLASFIPIVGIFFAGGVATLVTLGAKGPIYALIFLGILLVEQQLENHVLQPLIVGRVLHFHPLAIILVLAVGGILAGIAGAAVAVPVAAVLYRALPELSGDRPALPPAPEHAGPEPGAGGTALVTDPPAGPAAESHGTAKAVSETAPETAQGATPSSAAGPGAARPPATGGDVPVNDESPQPKG; encoded by the coding sequence GTGATCTCCGATCGGGAACGCCTGACGAACCTGGTGCCGCGCACGCTGCTCCGGCTGGCCGTGTGGAGCCTGTGCCTGATCATCATCGGCTGGGCGGTGTTCTACTTCGCCCAGTTCCTCGCGACGCTGCGCATCGTGGTGCTGCCGGTGGCCGTGGCGCTGCTGCTGACCGCGCTGCTCTTCCCGCTCACCCGGCGGTTGCGCTCGATGGGTCTGCGGCCCATCTACGCCACGTGGATCACCATGCTCATCGCCCTCACGGTGCTGGGCGGCACCGGCTGGATCATCGGGGTGCGGGCCAACGACGAGTTCCCCGGCCTGGTCGACCAGGTCAGGGAGACGTCCAAGACGGTGGAGAACTGGCTCTACACCGGTCCCCTGCACCTGCAGCCGAACCAGCTCACCGGCTGGGTCGACGAGATCACCCGGCAGGTCACCGCGCAGCGCAACGAGATCACCCAGACGGTGCTCACCGGTGCCACGGTGGCCCTGGAGGTGCTGGCCTCCATCGTGCTGCTGCTGTTCGTGACGTTCTTCCTGCTCAAGGACGGCGACCGGATCTGGTCGTGGTTCCTGAAGGCGTTCGGCGAGGTGGCGCCCCGCGTCGACCGGGCCGGCCGGGCGGCCTGGGTGACGCTCTCGCACTACGTGCAGGGCACGGTGGCGGTCGCCGCGGTGCACGGTGTGATCATGGGCATCGTGCTCGCCGGGATGGGCGTGCCGCTCTGGGCGCCGCTGGCCGTGCTGATCTTCCTGGCCAGCTTCATCCCCATCGTCGGCATCTTCTTCGCCGGAGGCGTGGCCACCCTGGTCACCCTGGGCGCCAAGGGACCGATCTACGCCCTGATCTTCCTCGGCATCCTGCTGGTGGAGCAGCAGCTGGAGAACCACGTGCTCCAGCCGCTGATCGTCGGCAGGGTGCTCCACTTCCACCCGCTGGCGATCATCCTGGTGCTGGCGGTGGGCGGCATCCTGGCGGGCATCGCCGGAGCCGCGGTGGCGGTCCCGGTCGCCGCCGTGCTCTACCGGGCGCTGCCCGAGCTGAGCGGTGACCGACCGGCCCTGCCCCCCGCCCCGGAGCACGCCGGGCCCGAGCCCGGTGCCGGGGGCACGGCGCTGGTGACCGATCCGCCCGCCGGCCCCGCGGCGGAGAGCCACGGGACGGCGAAGGCCGTATCGGAGACCGCACCGGAGACGGCGCAGGGGGCCACGCCGTCGTCCGCCGCGGGCCCGGGAGCGGCCCGGCCGCCGGCCACCGGAGGCGACGTGCCGGTGAATGACGAATCACCGCAGCCCAAGGGGTAA
- a CDS encoding PaaI family thioesterase, producing MTRSSVTTPPPGAGRLQAAPGGPAPGSPLGSHYGDCFGCGERHPTGLHLRATTPDGLTVVAEFTVGEAHQGAPGLAHGGVLAAAMDEVIGMSVWLFQRPYVTGRLETDYLAPVPVGTTLHLRAWCTGVSGRKAYLEAEGRAGSPDGPVAVRAAALFIEVGMEHFARHGDAKAIADEHHEYEVNP from the coding sequence GTGACCCGTTCCAGTGTGACGACCCCCCCGCCGGGGGCGGGCCGCCTGCAGGCGGCTCCCGGCGGACCCGCCCCGGGATCCCCCCTCGGCTCGCACTACGGCGACTGCTTCGGCTGCGGTGAGCGGCATCCCACCGGCCTGCACCTGAGAGCGACCACCCCCGACGGCCTGACCGTGGTCGCCGAGTTCACCGTGGGCGAGGCCCACCAAGGCGCACCCGGCCTGGCCCACGGCGGCGTCCTCGCCGCGGCGATGGACGAGGTCATCGGCATGTCCGTCTGGCTGTTCCAGCGTCCCTACGTCACCGGGCGGCTGGAGACCGACTACCTGGCGCCGGTCCCGGTCGGGACGACCCTGCATCTGCGCGCCTGGTGCACCGGCGTGTCCGGCCGGAAGGCGTACCTTGAGGCTGAGGGCCGCGCCGGTTCCCCGGACGGTCCGGTCGCCGTGCGGGCCGCCGCGCTCTTCATCGAGGTCGGCATGGAGCACTTCGCCAGGCACGGCGATGCGAAGGCCATTGCCGACGAGCATCACGAGTACGAGGTGAACCCGTGA
- the dut gene encoding dUTP diphosphatase translates to MTNTVEVLIHRLDTGLPLPSYAHPGDAGADLYAAEDVELLPGERAMVGTGVAIALPDGYAAFVHPRSGLAAKHGVTLVNAPGTVDAGYRGEIRVTLLNTDTKEAVRLRRGDRVAQLVIQRVERAAFYEVDRLPGSARGADGFGSTGR, encoded by the coding sequence GTGACCAACACCGTCGAGGTGCTGATCCACCGGCTCGACACCGGGCTGCCGCTGCCGTCGTACGCCCACCCGGGCGACGCCGGCGCCGACCTGTACGCCGCCGAGGACGTCGAACTGCTCCCCGGCGAGCGGGCCATGGTCGGCACCGGGGTGGCGATCGCCCTGCCGGACGGGTACGCGGCGTTCGTCCACCCGCGTTCCGGCCTGGCCGCCAAGCACGGGGTGACGCTCGTCAACGCGCCCGGCACCGTCGACGCGGGGTACCGGGGCGAGATCAGGGTGACGCTGCTCAACACCGACACCAAGGAGGCCGTCCGGCTGCGCAGGGGCGACCGCGTCGCGCAGCTGGTGATTCAGCGGGTGGAGCGGGCGGCGTTCTACGAGGTCGACCGGCTGCCCGGATCGGCGCGCGGCGCCGACGGGTTCGGATCCACCGGCCGCTGA
- a CDS encoding DUF3710 domain-containing protein, producing MFGRRRREQSPADVAAEEVEQVPSRESGPWDADEPHPERERVDLGGMRLPVGPGFEIQLNVAGDQIVGAVVLFQESALQVHAFAAPKRSGIWDEVRAELAEGMKSAGGTSEEREGPFGVELAAKIPADGAEQSVRYIGVDGPRWFLRGVISGRATVDAEVAVTLEDVIRDIVVVRGDEPMPPKEAIELRLPPEARQAAERQAAGGRAPNLNPFERGPEIAEIR from the coding sequence GTGTTCGGACGTCGTCGTCGCGAGCAGTCCCCGGCGGACGTGGCCGCCGAAGAGGTCGAGCAGGTCCCGTCGCGCGAGTCCGGCCCGTGGGACGCCGACGAGCCCCACCCCGAGCGGGAGCGGGTCGACCTGGGCGGCATGCGCCTGCCGGTCGGCCCCGGGTTCGAGATCCAGCTCAACGTGGCCGGTGACCAGATCGTCGGCGCGGTGGTGCTCTTCCAGGAGAGCGCGCTGCAGGTGCACGCCTTCGCGGCGCCGAAGCGGAGCGGGATCTGGGACGAGGTCAGGGCCGAGCTCGCCGAGGGGATGAAGAGCGCCGGAGGGACCTCCGAGGAGCGGGAGGGCCCGTTCGGCGTCGAACTGGCCGCGAAGATCCCGGCAGACGGGGCCGAGCAGTCGGTCCGCTACATCGGCGTGGACGGCCCGCGCTGGTTCCTCCGCGGGGTGATCAGCGGACGCGCCACCGTGGACGCCGAGGTCGCCGTGACGCTGGAGGACGTCATCCGCGACATCGTCGTGGTGCGCGGAGACGAACCCATGCCTCCCAAGGAGGCGATCGAACTGCGCCTCCCGCCCGAGGCCAGGCAGGCCGCGGAGCGTCAGGCCGCGGGCGGCCGAGCCCCGAACCTCAACCCGTTCGAGCGGGGCCCGGAGATCGCCGAGATCCGCTGA
- a CDS encoding OB-fold nucleic acid binding domain-containing protein, with translation MGSQEPHKPSGFRAFLRRLTAGQAELEADELQQDLDRHGATPIASCGGRRRFCVTGTLRTVTLRPRGGAPALEAELYDGSDVIDLIWLGRRKIAGIEPGRMVLAEGLVSLQDGRKVMFNPRYELRPAGGA, from the coding sequence GTGGGTTCTCAGGAGCCGCATAAACCGAGCGGATTTCGCGCTTTCCTCCGCCGTCTGACAGCCGGTCAGGCGGAACTGGAGGCCGACGAGCTCCAGCAGGATCTCGACCGTCACGGCGCAACGCCCATCGCCTCCTGCGGCGGGCGTCGCCGGTTCTGTGTCACCGGCACGCTGCGGACTGTCACCCTGCGTCCCCGCGGGGGCGCCCCGGCGCTGGAGGCCGAGCTCTACGACGGATCCGACGTGATCGACCTGATCTGGCTGGGCCGCAGGAAGATCGCTGGAATCGAGCCGGGCCGGATGGTGCTGGCGGAGGGCCTCGTCAGCCTGCAGGATGGGCGCAAAGTCATGTTCAATCCGAGGTACGAGCTACGCCCCGCGGGCGGTGCGTGA
- a CDS encoding DUF3159 domain-containing protein, with protein sequence MTTTDETAAHETVEAVIRGQLAKAFGGVRGTIEAAVPTIAFTGMWVGTSDLRLSLIVSVSTAVALLLVRLVQRSTPQFVINSLVGIGIGAFFASRTGEAKDVFLPGILYNAAYAAAMLLSVVTRWPVVGFLIGSVTGDPTGWRADPAVVRLCTKLTWLLMIPCVIRVAVQLPVYLIGGNDAVAELGILKIAMGWPLQVGALAAMVWLLAKGRTPVRPAVS encoded by the coding sequence ATGACCACCACCGACGAGACCGCCGCGCACGAGACGGTGGAGGCCGTGATCCGCGGTCAGCTCGCCAAGGCGTTCGGCGGCGTGCGCGGCACCATCGAGGCGGCCGTGCCCACGATCGCCTTCACCGGCATGTGGGTCGGCACCTCCGATCTGAGGCTCTCCCTGATCGTCAGCGTCTCCACCGCGGTGGCGCTGCTCCTGGTCCGGCTGGTGCAGCGCTCGACGCCGCAGTTCGTGATCAACAGCCTGGTCGGCATCGGCATCGGCGCCTTCTTCGCCTCCCGCACCGGTGAGGCGAAGGACGTCTTCCTGCCGGGCATCCTCTACAACGCCGCGTACGCGGCGGCGATGCTCCTGTCGGTCGTCACCCGCTGGCCGGTGGTGGGCTTCCTGATCGGGTCCGTCACCGGCGACCCGACGGGGTGGCGTGCCGACCCGGCCGTGGTGAGGCTCTGCACCAAGCTCACCTGGCTGCTGATGATCCCGTGTGTGATCCGGGTGGCCGTGCAGCTTCCCGTCTACCTGATCGGCGGCAACGACGCGGTCGCCGAGCTGGGCATCCTGAAGATCGCGATGGGCTGGCCGCTCCAGGTCGGGGCGCTCGCCGCCATGGTGTGGCTGCTGGCGAAGGGCCGCACCCCGGTGCGACCGGCGGTCTCCTGA
- a CDS encoding potassium channel family protein codes for MRVTIAGAGAVGRSIAAELLENGHEVLLIDVDPKAIKIDSVPRAEWLLADACEISSLDEAGLADCHVVVAASGDDKVNLVVSLLAKTEYGVPRVVARINHPKNEWLFNESWGVDVAVSTPRLLSALVEEAVSVGDLVRLMTFRQGQANLVELTLPEDAPVVGQRAGSVPWPADTALVAILREGRVLVPTADDPLEAGDELMFVASQEVEEELARLLSPHHRTLS; via the coding sequence ATGCGCGTCACCATCGCCGGCGCCGGGGCGGTCGGCCGTTCGATCGCCGCCGAGCTCCTGGAGAACGGCCACGAGGTCCTCCTCATCGACGTCGACCCCAAGGCCATCAAGATCGACAGCGTGCCGCGGGCGGAGTGGCTGCTCGCCGACGCCTGCGAGATCTCCTCGCTGGACGAGGCGGGCCTGGCCGACTGTCACGTCGTCGTCGCCGCCAGCGGCGACGACAAGGTCAACCTGGTGGTCTCGCTGCTCGCCAAGACGGAGTACGGCGTGCCGCGCGTGGTCGCCCGGATCAACCATCCCAAGAACGAGTGGCTGTTCAACGAGTCGTGGGGCGTCGACGTGGCCGTCTCGACCCCGCGCCTGCTGAGTGCGCTGGTCGAGGAGGCGGTGAGCGTCGGCGACCTGGTCCGCCTGATGACGTTCCGGCAGGGCCAGGCCAACCTGGTCGAGCTCACCCTGCCCGAGGACGCCCCGGTCGTCGGGCAGCGGGCCGGTTCGGTGCCGTGGCCGGCCGACACCGCCCTGGTCGCGATCCTGCGTGAGGGCCGGGTCCTGGTGCCCACCGCCGACGACCCGCTGGAGGCCGGCGACGAGCTGATGTTCGTGGCCAGTCAGGAGGTCGAGGAGGAACTGGCCCGGCTGCTGTCCCCGCACCACAGGACGCTGAGCTGA
- a CDS encoding potassium channel family protein has product MHIVIMGCGRVGSTLAHILEDSGHSVAIIDRDPQAFRRLRAGFRGRRVTGIGFDRDVLEEAGIGAASAYVAVSSGDNSNIISARVARETFGVDNVVARIYDSRRAEVYQRLGIPTVATVRWTADQILRRVLPEGAEPLWRDPTGSVMLAEVAYHPGWVGTTTRELEAAAGTRLAFINRMGEALLPRVDSVVQEGDILHVMAAENDMERINKVLSGAPEEEH; this is encoded by the coding sequence ATGCATATCGTGATCATGGGGTGTGGCCGGGTGGGTTCGACCCTGGCGCACATCCTGGAGGACAGCGGCCACTCGGTCGCGATCATCGACCGCGATCCGCAGGCGTTCCGCCGCCTGCGGGCGGGGTTCCGGGGACGCCGGGTCACCGGGATCGGCTTCGACCGGGACGTCCTGGAGGAGGCCGGCATCGGAGCCGCGAGCGCCTACGTGGCGGTCAGCAGCGGCGACAACTCCAACATCATCTCCGCACGGGTCGCCCGCGAGACGTTCGGGGTGGACAACGTCGTGGCCAGGATCTACGACTCCCGGCGCGCCGAGGTCTACCAGCGGCTGGGCATCCCCACGGTGGCCACGGTCCGCTGGACCGCCGACCAGATCCTCCGCCGTGTGCTGCCCGAAGGCGCCGAGCCGCTCTGGCGTGATCCCACCGGGTCCGTGATGCTGGCCGAGGTGGCCTACCACCCCGGCTGGGTCGGCACCACCACCAGGGAGCTGGAGGCGGCGGCGGGCACCCGGCTGGCGTTCATCAACCGGATGGGTGAGGCCCTGCTGCCCCGTGTCGACTCGGTGGTGCAGGAGGGCGACATCCTGCACGTCATGGCGGCCGAGAACGACATGGAGCGGATCAACAAGGTGCTGTCCGGGGCGCCGGAGGAGGAGCACTGA